One Chiloscyllium plagiosum isolate BGI_BamShark_2017 chromosome 14, ASM401019v2, whole genome shotgun sequence genomic region harbors:
- the gnpda1 gene encoding glucosamine-6-phosphate isomerase 1: MKLIILEDRMQVSEWAAKYIRNRIVKFNPGPDRYFTLGLPTGETPLGSYKKLIEYYKNGDLSFRYVKTFNMDEYVGLARDHPQSYHSFMWNNFFKHVDILAENTHILDGNAPDLEAECDAFEEKIKAAGGIELFVGGIGPDGHIAFNEPGSSLVSRTRVKTLAMDTILANARFFDGDLSKVPTMALTVGVGTVMDAREVMILITGAHKALALCKAIEDGVNHMWTVSAFQQHPKTLFVCDEDATTELRVKTVQYFKGLLHIHNKLVDPLYSMKQTSGGKLTSTH, from the exons ATGAAGTTGATTATATTGGAAGATCGCATGCAAGTCAGTGAATGGGCTGCAAAATACATCAGGAATCGGATTGTTAAGTTCAACCCTGGTCCTGACAGATACTTCACCCTGGGTTTACCAACTG GAGAAACGCCTTTGGGAAGCTAtaaaaaactaatagaatattaTAAGAATGGGGATCTGTCATTCAGATAtgtgaagacatttaacatgGATGAATATGTGG GTCTTGCACGGGACCATCCTCAGAGCTATCATTCGTTCATGTGGAACAATTTCTTTAAGCATGTTGACATCTTGGCTGAAAATACACACATTCTAGATGGAAATGCTCCTGACTTGGAAGCAGAATGCGATGCTTTTGAGGAGAAAATTAAAGCAGCAGGAGGAATTGAGCTTTTTGTTGGTG GCATTGGTCCAGATGGTCACATTGCTTTTAATGAACCGGGCTCTAGCTTGGTGTCACGAACAAGAGTGAAGACATTGGCTATGGACACAATATTGGCCAATGCTCGATTCTTTGATGGAGATCTGTCTAAAGTTCCAACGATGGCGCTGACTGTTGGAGTGGGGACGGTAATGGATGCTAGAGAG GTGATGATTCTTATCACAGGAGCGCATAAAGCTTTGGCTCTGTGTAAAGCTATAGAAGATGGTGTAAACCACATGTGGACTGTATCAGCTTTCCAGCAGCACCCCAAAACACTGTTTGTGTGTGATGAAGACGCCACCACGGAACTTCGTGTAAAAACAGTACAGTATTTTAAAG GTTTATTGCACATTCACAATAAACTTGTAGATCCATTGTACAGTATGAAACAAACCAGTGGAGGGAAGTTGACAAGTACCCATTGA